From a single Raphanus sativus cultivar WK10039 chromosome 3, ASM80110v3, whole genome shotgun sequence genomic region:
- the LOC130509083 gene encoding bifunctional monothiol glutaredoxin-S16, chloroplastic — protein MAAISFSSVHASPSPRVSRPHISRNTPTLTLYSRFTPSFSFPSLSSTLRVDTPRSRRPFLIASALKSLGETEQLPIAEAESIPAESGVYAVYDKSDELQFVGISRNIGASVAAHVKSVPELCGSVKVGIVEDPDKAVLTQAWKSWIEEHIKVTGNVPPGNKSGNNTWVKQTPRKKSDIRLTPGRHVELNVPLEELIDRLVKENKVVAFIKGSRSAPQCGFSQRVVGILESQGVDYETVDVLDDDYNHGLREKLKSYSNWPTFPQVFVKGELLGGCDILTSMYENGELANMFK, from the exons ATGGCTGCAATCAGTTTCTCCTCTGTGCACGCCTCACCCTCTCCCCGTGTTTCCCGTCCACATATTTCCAGAAATACCCCTACCCTTACTCTCTATTCACGCTTTACACCATCCTTCTCCTTCCCCTCTCTCTCCTCCACCCTCCGCGTCGACACACCCCGATCTCGCCGTCCCTTCCTAATCGCCTCCGCCTTAAAGTCACTGGGGGAGACGGAGCAGCTCCCGATCGCGGAGGCCGAGTCGATTCCGGCGGAGTCCGGCGTGTACGCCGTCTACGATAAGAGCGACGAGCTTCAGTTCGTCGGAATATCTCGGAACATCGGGGCGAGTGTAGCTGCTCACGTGAAATCGGTTCCGGAGCTTTGTGGCTCCGTCAAG GTTGGTATAGTAGAAGATCCAGACAAAGCTGTTCTAACACAAGCATGGAAATCATGGATAGAAGAGCACATAAAAGTAACGGGAAATGTCCCTCCAGGGAACAAGTCAGGGAACAACACATGGGTCAAACAGACTCCAAGGAAGAAATCTGACATCCGTCTCACTCCAGGTCGCCATGTCGAGCTCAATGTCCCCTTAGAGGAACTGATTGACCGGTTAGTGAAAGAGAACAAGGTGGTAGCTTTCATAAAAGGGTCGAGAAGCGCTCCTCAATGTGGATTCTCACAGAGAGTTGTTGGGATTCTTGAGAGCCAAGGAGTGGATTATGAAACGGTTGATGTTCTTGACGATGATTATAACCATGGGCTAAGAGAGAAGCTGAAGAGTTATAGTAATTGGCCTACGTTCCCGCAGGTGTTTGTGAAAGGAGAACTGTTAGGAGGTTGTGATATATTGACCTCAATGTACGAGAATGGCGAGCTTGCCAATATGTTTAAGTAG
- the LOC108846758 gene encoding ethylene-overproduction protein 1-like has translation MHPNLFTTMRTLKLTEGCKATTLNPPPPPPPPSTTERAGEKLFHHLHDHLRVNSFRSKSTRTHQNAVVSKDSLLPYGLPVANLLEPQIDPSLKFVDLIGKLSEVYRQIENCSHFEKSDAYLEQCAIFRGLSDPKLFRRSLRSARQHAFNVHTKLVLASWLRYERREDELIGTTSMDCCGRNLECPKASLVSGYDPERVYDPCLCSGYNVDVDVQECSTSEVDYDMSFCIGDEEIPCVRRKIASLSEPFRAMLYGGFRETERNTISLNGISVEGMRAAEMFSRVRKVEMFPPNVVLELLTLANQFCCDELKAACDMTLARLVSNLDDAVLLVEYGLEEAAYLLVAACLQVFLRELPSSLHNPNVVKILCSVEGRERLALVGHASFTLYLFLSQIAMEDDMESNTTVMVLECLVECAVEAWQKQLACHQLGVVMLERKEYKDAQRWFSAAVKAGHVYSLVGVARCKFKRGHRYSAYKTMNSLISGSPAATGWMHQERSLYRSCDEKMFDIEIATDLDPTLTFPYKFRAVSLVEESQFGSAVAELNKILRFKVSPDCLEMRAWISIAMKNYEGALKDIRALLTLEPNFLMFNKKIHGDHMVELLRPLVQRRNQADCWMQLYDRWSSVDDIGSLAVVHHMLANDPGKSLLRFRQSLLLLRLNCQKAAMRSLRLARNHSKTEHERLVYEGWILYDTGHREEALAKAEESVSIQRSFEAYFLKAYALADSTLDPESSKYVIQLLEEALRCPSDGLRKGQALNNLGSVYVDCDKLDLAADCYKNALTIKHTRAHQGLARVYHLKSQRKDAYNEMTKLIEKAQNNASAFEKRSEYCDREMAQRDLVMATQLDPLRTYPYRYRAAVLMDDHRETEAIEELSKAIAFKPDLQLLHLRAAFFASMRETTNAIRDCEAALSLDPCHKDTINLYHKVREPQS, from the exons ATGCATCCTAATCTATTCACGACAATGCGAACGTTGAAACTCACCGAAGGATGCAAAGCCACGACTCTCAACCCTCCTCCGCCGCCACCTCCTCCCTCTACCACCGAAAGAGCCGGCGAAAAGTTGTTTCACCATCTCCACGATCATCTCCGAGTCAACTCGTTCCGTTCCAAATCCACCCGGACTCATCAAAACGCCGTCGTTTCGAAAGACTCTCTCCTCCCTTACGGTCTCCCCGTCGCAAATCTCCTCGAACCGCAGATAGACCCTTCCCTCAAATTCGTAGACTTGATCGGCAAGCTATCCGAAGTCTACCGACAAATCGAGAACTGCTCGCATTTCGAGAAGTCTGATGCTTATCTAGAGCAATGCGCAATCTTCCGGGGCTTATCGGATCCGAAACTTTTCCGGCGGAGTCTCCGGTCAGCTAGGCAACACGCTTTTAACGTTCACACCAAACTTGTCTTAGCTTCTTGGCTACGTTACGAGAGGAGAGAAGATGAGCTGATCGGGACAACATCGATGGATTGCTGCGGAAGAAACCTCGAATGCCCTAAAGCGAGTCTCGTCTCCGGGTACGACCCGGAACGGGTGTACGATCCATGTCTCTGTTCCGGGTACAACGTTGACGTTGATGTTCAAGAGTGCTCGACGTCAGAGGTGGATTACGACATGTCCTTCTGTATAGGCGACGAGGAAATTCCTTGCGTGAGGCGCAAGATAGCGTCTTTATCAGAACCCTTTAGGGCAATGTTATACGGTGGCTTTAGAGAGACGGAGCGAAATACTATCAGCTTGAACGGAATCTCTGTGGAAGGGATGAGAGCTGCTGAGATGTTTAGTAGGGTTCGAAAAGTTGAGATGTTTCCTCCTAACGTTGTCTTGGAGCTACTCACATTAGCGAACCAGTTCTGCTGCGACGAGTTGAAAGCAGCTTGTGACATGACTTTGGCTCGTCTCGTTAGTAATCTCGATGACGCGGTGTTGTTGGTTGAGTATGGTTTGGAGGAGGCTGCGTACCTTCTTGTGGCTGCTTGTCTTCAGGTTTTTCTAAGAGAGTTGCCTAGCTCGCTGCATAACCCGAACGTTGTGAAGATTCTCTGTAGCGTCGAGGGGCGGGAAAGgctggccttggttgggcatgctTCGTTTACGTTGTACCTCTTCTTAAGCCAGATTGCTATGGAAGACGATATGGAATCAAACACAACGGTAATGGTGTTAGAATGTTTGGTCGAATGCGCGGTGGAGGCTTGGCAGAAACAGCTCGCTTGTCACCAGTTAGGTGTTGTGATGCTTGAGAGGAAAGAATACAAAGATGCTCAGAGATGGTTTAGCGCAGCGGTCAAGGCAGGTCATGTTTACTCCCTTGTTGGTGTAGCCAGGTGTAAGTTTAAGCGAGGACATCGATATTCGGCTTATAAGACCATGAACTCGTTGATTTCGGGTTCCCCTGCTGCCACTGGATGGATGCACCAGGAGAGGTCTTTGTACCGAAGCTGTGATGAGAAGATGTTTGATATAGAAATCGCCACGGATTTGGACCCTACTTTGACTTTCCCTTACAAGTTCAGGGCAGTGTCGTTGGTCGAGGAGAGTCAGTTTGGTTCTGCGGTCGCGGAGCTGAACAAGATTCTGAGGTTTAAGGTCTCTCCTGACTGTTTAGAGATGCGGGCGTGGATTTCTATAGCCATGAAGAACTATGAAGGTGCTTTGAAAGATATTAGAGCGCTTTTGACATTGGAACCGAACTTCCTGATGTTTAACAAGAAAATTCATGGTGACCATATGGTGGAGCTCCTCCGACCATTGGTCCAGAGACGGAACCAAGCTGATTGCTGGATGCAGCTCTATGATCGTTGGTCCTCTGTCGATGATATTGGATCTCTGGCTGTTGTTCATCATATGCTGGCTAATGATCCAGGGAAGAGCCTTCTGCGTTTCAGACAGTCTCTTCTTCTCTTAAG GCTAAATTGTCAAAAGGCAGCAATGCGTAGCCTTAGGCTGGCTCGGAACCATTCAAAGACGGAGCATGAGAGACTTGTGTATGAAGGATGGATATTGTATGACACAGGCCACCGTGAGGAAGCTCTGGCCAAGGCTGAGGAATCTGTTTCTATACAAAGATCCTTCGAAGCGTATTTCCTTAAAGCTTATGCTCTTGCAGACTCCACGCTCGACCCTGAGTCCTCAAAGTATGTCATTCAGCTCCTTGAAGAAGCACTTAGATGTCCATCAGATGGTCTCCGTAAGGGACAA GCTTTGAACAACTTGGGAAGTGTATATGTTGACTGCGATAAGCTGGATCTTGCAGCTGATTGCTACAAGAACGCGCTAACCATCAAACACACACGAGCTCACCAAGGCTTAGCTCGTGTTTACCATCTGAAAAGCCAAAGGAAAGATGCGTATAATGAGATGACAAAGTTGATAGAGAAAGCTCAGAACAATGCATCGGCCTTTGAGAAGCGTTCAGAGTATTGTGACCGAGAGATGGCACAGAGAGACCTAGTGATGGCGACACAGTTAGATCCTCTGAGAACTTACCCATACAGATACAGAGCCGCAG TTCTTATGGACGACCATAGAGAAACTGAAGCCATTGAAGAGTTATCAAAAGCTATAGCCTTTAAACCTGACCTCCAGCTGTTACATCTCCGAGCAGCATTCTTCGCTTCAATGCGTGAAACCACAAACGCTATCAGAGACTGTGAAGCAGCTCTGAGTCTTGATCCATGCCACAAAGATACCATCAACCTCTATCACAAAGTACGTGAACCACAGTCATAG